One Qiania dongpingensis genomic window carries:
- a CDS encoding putative ABC transporter permease subunit: MRKYLILTRKLLKSGLGGFAASGKNKKKKRNLSQGAMWLILLVCLIPMIGMLYKAGGGAYGLLAPIGQEGVALELAFFAGSIMNLMLGFPMIISVFYMTGDIEKLLYLPLHPWQIVGAKFTVSLLYTYLTSLYFLCPFLVGYGIASGAGAMFWIFIVIAVILLPVMPLVYSAILSMIIMRVFKKAKNKDFLSVISVILSLVLAFGISSFTSSMGNMGNQQLMDMLMKGRNSLMGLMNGIFPSLRFLEKGVAEGSILSMLIFLGITALALVVFFLIAQRLYFAGAMGMRETTARRKAVSSKESNKLNRRRSPRQAYLLKELRLLIRTPIYFMNCVMLVFLWPLFFLIPLVLQFSKSGGIDIGGLLSALNLGSTGASAVVLFGVLCISLGAGLFNYVAGTAISREGKNFQFMKAIPVSFRTQLQAKLLSGLYIGVGGTTLYCLIILLVLMGGFGLPVWILPFALIGSVLANLIQCLIQLFMDLFHPKLTWESEQQAVKQNMNVMVGMLLNLIAGVGIGMLIFWLYKILSIPLIAYAAAACVLLAAISFALYKGVMAYGIRRIENLE, translated from the coding sequence ATGCGTAAATATCTGATACTGACAAGGAAGCTGTTAAAATCCGGCCTGGGAGGATTCGCTGCTTCCGGAAAAAATAAAAAGAAAAAACGCAATCTCAGCCAGGGAGCCATGTGGCTCATACTCCTCGTCTGTCTGATTCCCATGATCGGTATGTTATATAAGGCAGGAGGAGGTGCGTACGGACTTCTGGCCCCCATAGGACAGGAAGGAGTGGCGCTGGAGCTGGCTTTCTTCGCAGGCTCGATCATGAACCTGATGCTGGGATTTCCGATGATCATCTCCGTATTTTATATGACAGGAGATATTGAAAAGCTGCTTTATCTGCCGCTCCATCCCTGGCAGATAGTGGGAGCGAAATTTACCGTTTCGCTTTTGTATACGTACCTGACATCCTTGTACTTTCTCTGTCCGTTCCTGGTGGGATATGGAATCGCGTCAGGGGCCGGGGCGATGTTTTGGATCTTCATTGTGATAGCCGTAATCCTGCTCCCCGTTATGCCGCTGGTATACAGCGCCATACTCTCCATGATTATCATGAGAGTGTTTAAAAAGGCAAAAAACAAGGACTTTCTCAGCGTTATCAGTGTGATCCTGAGCCTTGTCCTTGCGTTTGGGATCAGCAGCTTCACCTCCAGCATGGGCAATATGGGAAATCAACAGCTGATGGATATGCTGATGAAGGGAAGGAATTCTCTGATGGGGCTTATGAACGGGATTTTTCCGTCCCTTCGTTTCCTGGAAAAGGGGGTGGCGGAGGGAAGTATCCTGTCCATGCTGATATTTCTGGGGATCACGGCTCTTGCGCTGGTGGTTTTCTTCCTGATAGCCCAAAGACTGTATTTTGCGGGCGCCATGGGAATGCGGGAGACGACAGCCAGGAGGAAAGCGGTTTCTTCCAAAGAAAGCAATAAGCTGAACAGGAGGCGCAGCCCGAGACAGGCATATCTGTTAAAGGAGCTGAGGCTTTTGATACGGACGCCCATTTATTTTATGAATTGTGTGATGCTGGTATTTTTATGGCCGCTCTTTTTCCTGATCCCGCTTGTACTGCAGTTCAGTAAATCGGGAGGAATCGATATCGGCGGTCTGCTTTCCGCATTGAATTTGGGAAGCACAGGAGCCAGCGCTGTTGTCCTGTTTGGTGTCCTGTGTATATCGCTGGGAGCGGGTCTCTTCAATTATGTGGCTGGCACCGCGATTTCCAGGGAGGGAAAGAACTTCCAGTTTATGAAAGCGATTCCCGTATCTTTCCGTACACAGCTTCAGGCGAAGCTGCTCTCAGGCCTTTATATCGGGGTCGGCGGTACGACCTTATACTGCCTGATCATCCTCCTTGTGCTGATGGGAGGCTTTGGGCTTCCCGTATGGATTCTGCCGTTTGCCTTAATTGGGAGTGTCCTAGCCAATCTGATCCAGTGCCTGATCCAGCTGTTTATGGATCTGTTCCATCCCAAGCTGACCTGGGAGAGCGAGCAGCAGGCCGTGAAACAGAATATGAACGTTATGGTCGGAATGCTTCTGAACCTGATCGCAGGGGTTGGCATAGGAATGTTGATCTTCTGGCTGTATAAAATCCTCAGTATACCTCTGATTGCGTATGCCGCTGCGGCATGTGTGCTTTTGGCGGCAATCTCCTTCGCTTTGTACAAGGGAGTCATGGCCTATGGGATCAGGCGGATCGAAAATTTGGAATAA
- a CDS encoding ABC transporter ATP-binding protein → MIQLEHVSKVYNGMHKAVDDCSFSVEDGKITGFIGPNGAGKTTTLKMITGILEATEGSITLDGVDIKRNGVEAKKKIGFVSDNPDSFLRLKGLEYLNFMADIYDVPTEGRSEKIKEMAERFEMADALGDKILSYSHGMRQKIMVMGALLHSPSLWILDEPLTGLDPKAAFELKDMMREHADSGCAVLFSTHVLEVAEKLCDKVVIINKGRIVFQGTLDQLRHGYPEGTSLEEIFLAVTEHA, encoded by the coding sequence ATGATTCAATTGGAGCACGTATCAAAGGTTTACAACGGGATGCACAAAGCGGTGGATGATTGTTCCTTTTCCGTGGAGGATGGAAAGATCACCGGTTTTATCGGGCCCAACGGCGCGGGAAAAACGACTACGCTCAAGATGATCACAGGGATCCTGGAAGCGACGGAAGGGAGCATTACCCTGGATGGCGTCGATATCAAAAGGAATGGAGTAGAGGCTAAGAAAAAGATTGGGTTTGTATCTGACAATCCGGACAGCTTCCTGCGGCTCAAGGGGCTGGAGTATCTGAATTTCATGGCGGATATCTATGACGTCCCCACGGAAGGAAGAAGTGAGAAGATAAAGGAGATGGCGGAGCGGTTCGAGATGGCGGACGCGCTGGGAGATAAAATCCTCAGCTATTCCCATGGCATGAGGCAGAAGATCATGGTAATGGGCGCTCTGCTCCACAGCCCGTCTCTGTGGATATTGGATGAGCCTCTGACCGGACTGGATCCTAAGGCGGCTTTTGAGCTGAAGGATATGATGCGGGAGCATGCGGACAGCGGATGTGCGGTTCTGTTTTCCACCCATGTTCTGGAGGTGGCGGAGAAACTTTGTGACAAGGTAGTGATCATCAACAAGGGCCGAATCGTATTCCAGGGTACGCTGGACCAGCTGAGACATGGCTACCCGGAGGGAACGAGTCTTGAGGAAATATTCCTGGCGGTGACGGAACATGCGTAA
- a CDS encoding SPFH domain-containing protein: MKGDFSKEKELAPVSGMVGLLLAFLFLAGGTAAIICSALFLKGPAFGILLVVGILLVCAVSLPVMGLKVVAPKEALVLVLFGTYYGTIRQEGFYLVNPFCTGVNPSVKSTPTTIAGGNIQLCTTFSKKVSLKTMTLNNEKQKVNDQLGNPVIVGAVVIWRVVNPTKAVFNVNNYKTFLSIQCDSVIRNVARLYPYDIGDDGSGSSDADEKTLRGSTREVADKMCYELQERVKDAGLEVSDVQITHLSYAPEIASAMLQRQQAVAIIAARQKIVEGAVGMVEMALEKLNENDVVELDEERKAAMVSNLLVVLCGNKDAQPIVNSGSIY, translated from the coding sequence ATGAAAGGTGATTTTTCGAAGGAGAAGGAACTGGCTCCGGTGAGCGGTATGGTCGGGCTTTTGCTGGCATTCCTTTTTCTGGCCGGAGGTACGGCTGCTATCATATGCAGCGCGTTATTCTTGAAAGGTCCGGCATTCGGTATTCTGCTCGTGGTGGGTATCCTGCTCGTCTGCGCGGTGTCTCTTCCAGTGATGGGACTCAAAGTGGTGGCGCCGAAGGAAGCGCTGGTGCTGGTACTGTTCGGCACTTACTACGGTACAATCCGGCAGGAAGGATTTTATCTTGTAAATCCATTTTGTACGGGAGTGAATCCGTCAGTAAAATCCACTCCGACCACGATTGCCGGCGGCAACATCCAGCTGTGCACTACCTTCAGCAAAAAGGTTTCCTTAAAGACCATGACTCTGAATAATGAGAAGCAGAAGGTCAATGATCAGCTGGGGAATCCGGTTATCGTAGGAGCCGTAGTCATTTGGAGGGTGGTAAATCCGACGAAAGCGGTATTTAATGTCAATAATTATAAGACCTTTCTGTCCATCCAATGTGATTCTGTTATCCGGAACGTAGCCCGCCTGTATCCTTATGATATAGGGGACGATGGGAGCGGAAGCAGCGACGCGGATGAAAAGACGCTCCGAGGGAGCACCCGGGAAGTCGCTGACAAAATGTGCTACGAGCTTCAGGAGAGGGTAAAGGATGCCGGTCTGGAGGTCAGCGACGTACAGATCACCCACTTATCCTATGCGCCGGAAATCGCATCGGCCATGCTCCAGAGACAGCAGGCGGTGGCCATCATTGCGGCACGGCAGAAGATTGTAGAAGGCGCAGTGGGAATGGTCGAGATGGCGTTGGAGAAATTAAACGAAAACGATGTGGTGGAACTGGACGAAGAGAGAAAAGCGGCCATGGTCAGCAATCTCCTGGTGGTACTCTGCGGAAACAAAGATGCCCAGCCAATCGTGAACAGCGGAAGTATTTACTAA
- a CDS encoding ABC-2 transporter permease, whose protein sequence is MKGLLLNEFLTMRKVIAMYLGILILYYAFGVFGRGMAGVQIFAVFFSAMLVIYSFSYEEKSGWISYVNVLPVSRAQVVLSKYILSLIAMGAAAGGGALIQTIMNLKSHVRLDNGLWVSIMAFCVASFFLSLIIPILFKMGAEKCRIILVVIFLIPFMTIMLIEKTGVEPAFTIQDLIAMTPLIVLCAVIFMILSCMLTLRIYSKKEF, encoded by the coding sequence ATGAAAGGACTTTTATTAAATGAGTTTTTGACCATGCGGAAAGTCATTGCGATGTATTTAGGAATCCTGATATTATATTATGCCTTTGGAGTATTTGGAAGAGGAATGGCGGGAGTTCAGATATTTGCGGTTTTTTTCAGCGCCATGCTGGTGATCTATTCTTTTTCTTACGAGGAAAAAAGCGGCTGGATCAGTTATGTGAACGTGCTGCCTGTATCGAGGGCGCAGGTGGTCCTAAGTAAATATATCCTGTCTCTGATTGCCATGGGGGCGGCGGCCGGAGGCGGGGCCCTGATTCAGACGATCATGAATCTGAAAAGCCATGTACGGCTGGATAACGGATTGTGGGTATCCATAATGGCTTTTTGTGTGGCATCCTTTTTTCTGTCCCTCATTATCCCGATCCTTTTTAAAATGGGAGCTGAAAAATGCCGAATCATCCTGGTGGTTATTTTCCTGATTCCTTTCATGACAATTATGTTAATTGAAAAGACAGGAGTGGAGCCGGCCTTTACCATACAGGACTTGATAGCGATGACCCCGCTTATAGTATTATGCGCCGTGATATTTATGATTCTGTCTTGTATGCTGACTCTGCGGATATACAGTAAAAAAGAATTTTAA
- a CDS encoding ABC transporter ATP-binding protein yields MQDALRLEQVSKQYNGFKLEDVNITLPSGCIMGFIGENGAGKTTTIKLILDLIKRDSGSIQILGQECRDMPRALKDSIGVVMDTCCFSEELTAKHVGKIMKGFYASWNQEKYEGLLRQYRIDSMKKVKECSRGMKMKLSMAVALSHDTRILILDEATSGLDPVAREELLETFQDFIQDEEHSIFISSHIISDLEKICDYITFIHKGKILFSEEKDALLESYGILHCSRRELEELSKSAVAGVREGAFGVEALVKRKKIPGGMHVDPANLEDIMLYYSREE; encoded by the coding sequence ATGCAGGATGCATTGAGATTAGAACAAGTATCGAAACAGTATAATGGCTTTAAGCTGGAGGATGTGAACATCACTTTACCTTCAGGGTGTATCATGGGATTCATCGGAGAGAATGGGGCAGGAAAGACGACCACGATCAAACTGATCCTGGATTTGATCAAACGGGACAGCGGAAGCATTCAGATACTAGGCCAGGAATGCCGGGATATGCCGAGGGCGCTGAAGGATTCCATAGGCGTGGTCATGGACACCTGCTGCTTTTCCGAAGAACTTACGGCAAAGCATGTGGGGAAGATTATGAAAGGATTTTATGCAAGCTGGAATCAGGAGAAATACGAAGGACTGCTCCGGCAGTACCGCATAGATTCGATGAAGAAGGTCAAGGAGTGCTCCAGGGGGATGAAGATGAAGTTGTCCATGGCTGTGGCGCTCTCCCATGATACCAGGATTCTGATTCTGGATGAGGCGACCAGCGGGCTGGACCCGGTGGCAAGAGAAGAGCTTCTGGAGACTTTCCAGGACTTTATTCAGGATGAGGAGCATAGTATTTTTATTTCTTCCCATATCATAAGTGACCTGGAAAAAATATGTGATTATATCACATTTATACACAAAGGTAAAATCCTGTTTTCGGAAGAAAAGGACGCACTTTTGGAGAGCTATGGAATATTGCACTGTTCCAGACGGGAACTGGAAGAATTGAGCAAAAGCGCTGTAGCAGGCGTGCGGGAAGGCGCTTTTGGTGTGGAAGCTTTAGTGAAAAGAAAAAAGATACCGGGCGGGATGCACGTGGACCCGGCGAACCTGGAAGACATCATGCTCTATTACAGCAGGGAGGAATAA
- a CDS encoding GntR family transcriptional regulator, with product MNIYISNASGEPIYNQIVTQIKTQIIAGELKEGDPLPSMRLLAKELRISVITTKRAYEELEREGFIVSYTGKGSFVAAPNREFIKEQKLREVEEYLEKAVKASKDCGLSGRELAEMLRLMME from the coding sequence ATGAACATTTACATAAGCAATGCCAGCGGCGAGCCGATCTATAACCAGATTGTGACGCAGATCAAAACGCAGATAATAGCCGGAGAGCTGAAGGAAGGAGATCCGCTTCCTTCCATGAGACTTTTGGCGAAGGAGCTCCGCATCAGTGTGATCACCACGAAGCGGGCATATGAAGAGCTGGAGAGGGAAGGATTCATCGTCTCCTATACCGGGAAAGGCAGCTTTGTGGCCGCGCCGAACAGAGAATTCATCAAGGAACAGAAACTGCGGGAGGTGGAAGAATATCTTGAGAAAGCGGTGAAGGCCTCCAAGGACTGCGGGCTGAGCGGCAGAGAACTGGCGGAGATGCTTCGTCTGATGATGGAATAA
- a CDS encoding MATE family efflux transporter, translating into MKGAEMEEQLAKGKILPLLLKLAIPSTIAQVVNALYSMVDRIYIGHMEGVGTIALTGLGLTLPIILIITAFSYLVGMGGAPLLSIRLGEKDYEGAAVLQGNSFSMLLALGVLLTVLFYFFCGPILRIFGASEEALPYAASYLRIYVLGTIPVMISMGMNSFLNAQGYTTLGTLTVVIGAVLNLILDPIFIYTFHMGIAGAAIATVIAQLVSAVWVLILLLFSKKIIIRIRLKDMAVKWYNVKKICALGVSNFAFLANDSLVQILMNLLLRKWCVDIATGDMYIGCLTIIYSMYQIFFMPLKGITQGTQPIAGYCFGAGDYGRLKKTVHYARICSMVCATTMWAFFMLFPKQVAGLFTTDATLLDTCTSSIRIAFCFNFVLGMQMVNQHMFVAMGNAKLSLIFALMRKVFVMIPLVLLFPYFMGAYGVFLAEPVSNIITVVVTYICFSRYMKGLLQGQSRRERVV; encoded by the coding sequence ATGAAGGGAGCAGAGATGGAAGAGCAGCTGGCAAAGGGGAAGATATTGCCGCTGCTCCTTAAATTGGCAATACCGAGCACGATCGCGCAAGTCGTGAATGCGCTTTACAGCATGGTGGACCGAATCTATATCGGGCATATGGAAGGTGTTGGAACCATCGCTTTGACGGGCCTTGGGCTGACCCTGCCTATCATACTGATCATTACGGCATTCAGCTATCTGGTCGGGATGGGCGGAGCTCCTCTGCTTTCCATCAGGCTTGGAGAGAAGGATTATGAAGGTGCGGCGGTGCTGCAGGGGAATTCCTTTTCCATGCTGCTGGCGCTGGGAGTGCTGCTGACCGTCTTGTTTTACTTTTTCTGCGGTCCGATACTCCGGATATTCGGCGCCAGCGAGGAAGCGCTTCCCTATGCCGCGTCCTACCTGCGCATTTATGTTCTGGGGACGATTCCTGTCATGATCAGCATGGGGATGAATTCCTTCCTGAATGCCCAGGGATATACTACGCTGGGGACTCTGACCGTGGTGATCGGCGCAGTCCTCAATCTGATACTGGACCCTATCTTCATCTATACGTTCCATATGGGAATCGCGGGAGCGGCGATTGCAACTGTCATCGCACAGCTGGTGTCAGCAGTCTGGGTCCTTATCTTACTCCTTTTTTCTAAGAAGATCATTATCCGTATCCGCCTGAAGGATATGGCGGTAAAATGGTACAATGTGAAAAAGATCTGTGCACTTGGAGTGTCAAATTTTGCGTTTTTGGCAAATGACAGCCTGGTTCAGATTCTCATGAACCTGCTTTTGAGAAAATGGTGTGTGGATATTGCCACAGGTGATATGTATATTGGATGCCTGACCATCATTTACAGCATGTATCAGATATTCTTTATGCCTTTAAAGGGCATCACCCAGGGAACGCAGCCCATCGCGGGCTATTGCTTTGGGGCCGGAGATTACGGCAGACTGAAGAAAACGGTCCACTATGCCAGGATCTGTTCCATGGTCTGCGCGACCACCATGTGGGCGTTTTTTATGCTGTTTCCGAAACAGGTGGCGGGCCTGTTCACGACGGACGCTACCCTGCTTGATACTTGTACGTCGTCCATAAGGATTGCCTTCTGCTTTAACTTTGTGCTTGGAATGCAGATGGTGAATCAGCATATGTTCGTGGCCATGGGAAATGCAAAGCTTTCCCTGATCTTTGCCCTGATGAGGAAGGTATTCGTGATGATTCCGCTGGTACTCTTGTTTCCGTACTTTATGGGAGCGTATGGTGTATTCCTGGCAGAACCGGTGTCCAATATCATCACAGTCGTTGTTACGTATATATGCTTCAGCAGATATATGAAAGGGCTGCTGCAGGGCCAGAGCAGAAGAGAAAGAGTCGTATAG
- a CDS encoding alpha/beta hydrolase produces the protein MKKWMRYAAGAAGILTAADLLSSWFIFQGLLGSQKSGGLRDSCDRQTNGCLLREVEIHAFDGTKLRGLLTGREASDKTVIFVHGYRGDGMRDGCAFVPMYERLGFQVLLVDDRCHGKSEGTYMGFGCLDRLDCQSWCRYLAGRFGENHKIILHGVSMGAAAVLSSLGEKLPSQVKCAVSDCSFASGWEELRHQLRKRYHLPAFPILYTVELFCRWKAGYSLKGYSPVTQVEKSEIPVLFIHGDADELVPVSMVYQLYHACASEKRIYIASGAAHAKSYESDEAVYEKMVRQFLKDSGVM, from the coding sequence ATGAAAAAATGGATGAGATATGCGGCTGGGGCTGCAGGGATACTGACGGCGGCGGATCTTTTGAGTTCCTGGTTTATTTTCCAGGGGCTTTTGGGGAGCCAAAAGTCAGGCGGCCTGCGGGACAGCTGCGATAGGCAGACCAATGGCTGTCTTTTAAGAGAGGTGGAGATACATGCCTTTGACGGGACAAAACTCCGCGGGCTTCTGACCGGCCGGGAGGCATCAGATAAGACGGTGATTTTTGTCCACGGCTACAGAGGAGACGGCATGCGGGACGGATGTGCGTTTGTGCCCATGTATGAGAGACTTGGTTTTCAGGTTCTTCTCGTGGATGACAGGTGTCATGGCAAGAGTGAGGGAACCTACATGGGCTTTGGATGCCTGGACAGGCTCGACTGCCAGAGCTGGTGCCGTTATCTGGCGGGACGGTTTGGTGAGAATCATAAAATCATCCTTCATGGAGTCTCCATGGGTGCGGCTGCAGTCCTTTCATCCTTGGGAGAGAAGCTGCCTTCCCAGGTGAAATGCGCGGTATCGGACTGCAGCTTTGCCAGCGGCTGGGAAGAACTGCGGCATCAGCTTAGAAAACGCTATCACCTGCCGGCATTTCCGATTCTTTATACGGTTGAACTGTTTTGCAGGTGGAAAGCAGGATACAGCCTGAAGGGATACAGTCCTGTGACCCAGGTGGAGAAATCTGAGATTCCGGTTCTGTTCATACATGGCGATGCCGATGAGCTGGTCCCGGTCTCTATGGTATATCAGCTTTATCACGCATGCGCCTCAGAAAAGCGTATATATATTGCCAGCGGTGCGGCACATGCCAAGAGTTACGAATCGGATGAGGCGGTGTATGAGAAGATGGTACGGCAGTTCTTGAAAGACAGTGGAGTTATGTGA